The genome window AAATCCTTTTATATTTACTCAAATATATGATTTTTTAAGCACAAAAGAATATATCAAAAATTATCCAATTTCCAAAAAACTCAAAGCACTTATACGCCAGACTGAACTTACCGTTAAATATAAAGGCGAACATCGTGCAATATTAGAAGCAAGAAAGCATATTGCCTGGTATTTAAAAGGTATTAAACATTCAAAAAATTTAAGAATGGCAGCAAACAATGTAACTACTTTAGAAGAAATTTACTTTCTTTGCAACTCGGCTATACAAGCGGACAGTAATTTAATAGAAGAATAGTATTCTTAGCTTAAGGTAAGGTTAATAACATCAGATAACTTTCATACTTTTCGGGAAGGAAAAATGTGAAAAAATGAAAAAATTAAGATTGTTATTATTCTTTACCTTATTTTCTTTTTTATTTATATTTTTTACAAGTTTCTCAGAATATGATATTAATTCCTTTAATGAAACACCTGTCGGAAATTTCCAGAACAAAGAAATTATGGTTTATCCGTCGGGACAAAGTTGCGGAGTAAAAATAATTTCTGACGGTATTTTAGTTCTGTCCGTAACAGATATAAATGATATTCCCTCGCCGGCTAAGAAAGCAGGAATAAGACCAGGAGATTTTATTAAAAAAATAAATGGAAAAGAATTAAAAAATTCAAAAGATTTTATTGAAAATGTAAAAGAATTAAAAAACGAAGAATTTGAAATTGAGTATAAAAGAGATAAAAAAATCTTTAAAACAAGGTTAAAGTCTCTTAACATTAATAACGAATACGTTTTGGGAATGTGGGTAAGAGACAGTATTGCAGGACTCGGAACTCTTACTTTTTACAGTTATGACAAACAAAAATTTGCCGCACTCGGTCACTCAATTGCAGATATTGACACAGGTGAAACTATGCCTGTAAAAAACGGAGAACTTGTTTTTTCTAAAATAGTTTCCTGTAAAAAAGGTGAACAAGGGACTCCCGGAGGACTGACAGGAATTTTTTTAGAGGATAGTAAAGAAATAGGCACAATTTACGAAAATTCCTCATTTGGAATTTATGGCAACCTGTCAGATGAAAAATCAGTTCCTGATATAAATCCTGTACCAATAGGAATAAAAAAAGATGTAACTTTAGGGAAAGCAGAAATTATATCT of Oscillospiraceae bacterium contains these proteins:
- a CDS encoding PDZ domain-containing protein, whose amino-acid sequence is MKKLRLLLFFTLFSFLFIFFTSFSEYDINSFNETPVGNFQNKEIMVYPSGQSCGVKIISDGILVLSVTDINDIPSPAKKAGIRPGDFIKKINGKELKNSKDFIENVKELKNEEFEIEYKRDKKIFKTRLKSLNINNEYVLGMWVRDSIAGLGTLTFYSYDKQKFAALGHSIADIDTGETMPVKNGELVFSKIVSCKKGEQGTPGGLTGIFLEDSKEIGTIYENSSFGIYGNLSDEKSVPDINPVPIGIKKDVTLGKAEIISTIENDTPQTFEVEIIKVNKQDKPDIKGMVIKITDKELLQKTGGIIQGM